TAAGATTgttcctattaaaaaaagaaaccccctTCAATGTCAGTAAAAATAGATACCACTTCTTACTCAGTAAACATCTGAATCATGAATCACTGTATGCTGGGAGTATTCATGGGAAGCATTAACACACACTTCCCAaattctctgctccttcccaccagCCATTGTTGCAGCCAGGATTCACTGCCTCACTATCTGCATCAGAAAGGCTCatgaaaaatgagataaaatttCACGATTCTTATTGCTCCCATAAAGTACTTTAGAACtctgaaatgcctttttaaagaaatgcctttttaaatACTGTCCTTGGCACACaaggaaaaagttaaaatgtCTAAAGTCACTTCAGTCCTATGGTTTAAGCAGGGCACCCCTTCAATGGCACACAAAACCTGTGACCAGCACTAGAATAGACCCACAGAATTTTATAGGtggaaaatacctttaagaTCATGGAATccagctgttaacccagcactgccgaGTCCACCACTCAACCAcgtccctgagtgccacatccacacagcttttaaataacCCCGGGGTGGTGACACCACCacttccctggcagcctgttccaatgcttgacaactgtttcagtgaagaaatggttcctaatatcccatctaagccctccctggcacaacttgagactgtttcctcttgtcctatctcttgttacttgggaaaagaagctgacccccacctggctatTACCTCTcttcaggcagttgtagagtgataaggtctctcctgatcctccttttctccaggttaaacacctccagctccctcagctgctcctcacaggactctccagacccctccccagctctgttgcccttctctggactctctccaatccctcaatgtctttcttccAGTggggggcccagaactggacacagcacttgaggtgtggcctcaccagtgcccagcacagggggacagtccctgccctgctcctgctggtcacactattgctgatccaggccaggatgccattggccaCCTTGGCCActtggctcatgttcagcctgTGTTGCAGCgcccccaggtccttttccactgggcagTTTCCAGCCACTCCTCCCCCACCtgtagcactgcctggggttgttgtggccCCGGGAAAGGAtctggcacttggccttgttgaacctccAGCAGCTGTCCTCAGCCCATTGATCCAGGCTaccagatccctctgcagagccttcctgccctccaacAGATCATCACTGCTGCTcaacttggtgtcatctgcaaactgagGGAGCTTTCAGTCCTCTCAGCCAGATCACTGATAAGGACATTAAACAGGACTGGGCCTCACACTGACCCTGAGGAGCACCACTGGTGGCTGGCCTCCAGCAGGATAGAGCTCcatccaccacctccctgggcacagcaatGCAAGCCCTTCTTTACTCAGCCACGAGCACAGCTTGTTTGCAGAGCAGTGCCTCTACTGATGGTGCAGGTCTCTGCAAATGGGTGATGAGGAGCACAGAACTGTAATACATATAACAGATTTTTTACACTGTAGAGATAGAAAAGCTTAAGTTTACTAATCATCCACCAACTGGAATTTCTGACTGTTTAGAAGTATGCTTAAAGGTCTCACTTAATGTAGATGAACATTAAAACACTGCAACAAACccatatattttaaattctctcACAAACAAGACAGGGCTATCTAAAGGTATTTCAGTGTATCAGTTTTTTAGTTATCAGTAAAATATCATTCATATACCTTAAACCaatattctgaatttcagtTGTATGATTAGAACTGAGAACTCTTAGTTACTTTCTGCTAACTgcaaagctgaattttctgAGTGCATGGAATTCAGGGAGAGCTTCTCTGACTCACCTGTGGCTCTAACACAAGGTAAAAACTTCCACAATAGACTGATATATTAAGCCTTTGTTTACTGTGTCTCCCTTGTTTACATGTACCTCCATGCCACAGAACATGCCATCACTGTGTTCCTGAAATATTCCAACTCCTCCCACTGTTTTCTTCCCAACTTCTAAATCAGCAGCTCTCTTCCTATTCTCAACAGGTCCTGCATTTTCCCTTACCTCAGACCCAGCTATCTCTTCACATAGTTTCTATTCCTCCGCCATCAGTCATGGGTTCCACTTCTTCCAGGGGTTTCATCTTTGCCAATGCAATACCATTCCTGAGGCTGCACAGACAGACTGCTATGGGCACTAACACATTGAGTAGGATCCTTCTCTCCTAACTATCAGCAAGTCTCTTATCTCACTCAGTCCCACTCTCAGGAGAGGGAATCACAAGCATCAGGCATGAGTGGGAAGCAGATCTCATCAGGACTTGCCATAGTATATTCCCAactcagtattttatttctgtaactaCAAAGTTAAATAAGTGTTACACAATATTAAACAAACAGAACTTTTAACTTTAATATTCAAATTCAACACTAATAAGAACAAATAGAGCACAAAAGGGAAACACTGTTTTAAGTAAAATGAATGAAGAGACAAGCCAGTAATCAGAATAGTTCTGTCAGCCTAGGTTCAACATCTGCATTGGTTCCATGGCCACATTCTGTTCCACAAATTGGAACTTCAAACTGAATTGTTAAGCTGTGTCTGCTGGCATCCCAGACTGCAGTTTCTGTATAGTACACTATAAGCATGATCAAACTTATGTACATAAACAATGAAAAACAGCCCGAACACACTAAACAACTATTTACAAGTATTCcaacataaaaaaccaaacatacaATAGCCTCAAGAATGGGCAACTGAAGAAAACATGAACATTCAGAGAACCTTATTAGAAAGTAGAACAAAACATCAATAGCAAAGACATTAACAATTGCACTACACTAATACAGAGTCCAAATATTAAATTGGTGCATTTTTTCACAATGCACTAGCTTTGAGAGAAAAATGCTGCCTTCACTAAAATGCagcttacattttttttcacttaattgCTTTAACAAGAAGCCTATTAACACAATAATGATTGTTTTAATGCTACAGTTTACAGCAAGGACACTGAACTAAAAATAGCAGCAGTTCCACATGGCACTTAATTCCACAGGTTCCTAAGCTGTGGTTTATGCAATGCCTACAAAGTGCTCCCAGTTCAATACACAAATAAAATTCACAACAAAAGTCTACCTGACATCAGGTACATTGACTGTAGGTGGCCTTAAAgcctgtcttttaaaatttattccccctctgctccaaaaaaaaaaattaactatcAAAGTAAggccccctccctccttcttaAAAGATTAGGAATATTGCTTCTTATTACAATGCTGTAACACTACAAAGCAGCACACCACTATAGTGGTTAACCCTGGGACAATATAACATCTAACAGTGTAACCGAAGGCTTATGGAGTAACATCCAGGATCCTCTACAGACAGGAGAGTAACCGAGTCCATCAACCCCAATGGTGAATGCAGAACCAGCCATAGGGTACAAGTGAAGACCAGAAGCAATAGCTGTCAAACTGGTGATACTGACTACAGGACAAGGAAGAGGAGCTGAAGGCTCCCCTCAGTTCCCTAGCTGTGGTGGGGCAGAGAGGCTGCCTGGCCCTGAGGTCAGTAGATGGTGAGGCTCAGGGAGCGGTTCATCTTCTTGCCGATGAGGCGCGACGGGCGGCTCTGCGTCGTGGAGCGCGTGGCCATCCTGTCCGTGAACAGCGCGCGCTCCTCGGCCGCCGCCTTGGCCAGCTGCGCCTTCTTCAGCTCCCTGCAACACAGGGACATGGCTCAGCACAGCAACTGACAGCAAACCAGCTACAGCAGGTCACAGTTCAAGGCTTTAGGTCAGTTTTAGGTCATACTGAGAGCGTTATGATTCACATCCCCATTTCTAACCAGAGGGCAGAGGTGGCATGCTCATTACTTGTACAGatgttctttcttttgaaaagcaagggaaggaaattaaaaattcacacCACTCAGATTCTGAAATCCAGCCTGCTGCAAGCAGCTCAGCAATTCAATTACCAGGACACAGGAGGGTGCTTTTACCTCCTACCACAAGGCCCGTGTTGTCAGAGTTCATTACCAAGGCTTGCCCAAAGGAAGCATATTCAGCCACACCTGAGCTTCTGTGGGAGACTGAGACACTTAGATGAACACAGATGTGTGTAACTGGCAACAGACAGCTCAGGAAGCATCCTTTCCCTTTTGCATACCCACATCAAAAGCTGATCACCACCTCCACATTTTTTGCCTAACAAAAATGGGCGCCCGCAAGGCAGAGTCACTGAAGGCAGCACAGGCCGTTGCCCCTGTGCAACATTCTGCCAACTGTTCTGTTTCAGAGAATTACCAATACCCAGCCTGAGGAAAAGGTTAAATCTAACTCAGGTTAAAATTATAAACTAGTCCAACTAAAGAGCACAGCTATCTTTATAAAGGCTTCCCCCATAGacactgcttttctcctttcttcaaaTACTGACATATGGCTAAACCTCAACCTTCCCCATACTCTCTTCCTTCCACAATCTCAAACTACCCATTAAAGAACTTTCTCTACTATAAGAGTGAGTATTTGTAATCTCACTTCACACCTGGCTGCaaagcaaaatcaaattttaCAAGCTTGCTGCACATTGGTGTAGGTGTATTCAGTTTTAAGCTACATGTTTTAGTTTAATACACAATTCCCATTCTTGTAAGCCAGAGTATTATTCATTAACACCCGTGCCCCATCTAATCACCCCCACATTTATCACTGTGCCAGTGCACTGGAAGAGAATGCAACCAGTTTTCAGTCCTCTTCCTTGTGAACATCAGTCACAAATACACACTCATGTGCTCACCCAACCACCACACCACATTACCAGGAAATTTAGTTTTACAATATCCTTCCACTCTTCCCTAGAAGTCTTGAGTTCTTGCCTAGAAATCTTGAAttcttccttcctctgaagAGGACAACACAGTAGAAAAGCTGAGTTGccttaaaaggatttttttcactgaagatgACTTACACACTAAAGTGGTATTTTAAATGGTTCAAATgcagaaatttaagaaaaaacaaaccaaacccaaaaatctcTGTCTCCCCAAACTACCTGAAGTATTTTATGGAGCACTATGCCACACAACATCAAAAATTACTGTGGctaattgttattttaaatcatTCTTAGATTTACAAGGATGTATTCTTGTTGCCAGGCCAGAAGGAATCTTCACAAAACACTAgctttgccatttttctttttcaagcaGTGCAAAAATGTGTTGTCTTTGTACAAGCAAGCAACTTACCTCAGCAAATCTGCCCTTTAGCAACCTGCACAAATTGTCTGATTATTCTTTCAATGTAATTCATAATATTATAAAGATAACCACCTAATCTAGTACATCTGGCTGTGGTCAGACTAGCAATGGCAAGATAAGCAGGTAACATTGAAATGAACCTGAATGTGAAATTAACATCTTCATGCAAGACATACCACTCCAAAAGAAATCAGTAATCTATATTCCCTCATAAAAGCCTGCCCATTATGCATAACACATGCAAAGATAACTGTAGTGAAAGAGTCAGATAGCTGCTTATTAATTTACTAACTCTTTCCCTGAAACTTAAGCAGAGATCAGACTTTGCTAAAGGGAATCTCTTTTTCCATGCTTTAATTCAGAGTGAGTGTTTGAGCAAGGGGTAGGACAAGATGACCTCTGGATACAAATGATTCTCCGGTGACCCAAGGTCAGATTAGTCCAATAATATTCCTGATGTACCATTCCATTTAGGTTCAAAACAGGTCCTTTAAGTCATTTTCCAACATTTCAATGTACAAATGACCTAGGAAAACACTGACTCAAGTCGTACAGATGTAAGCTAGGATACACCTGTCACAAAAGCATGCACTCTCCTGAAACAGTTGTTTAAAACCATAATGTTTTGTATGCCTTGAATACTAATAGTGCTTTTGAGATTCCCTTAGAGTGTTCAAGAGTTCTTTCTGTGGAGAAAGTTCCTTTTAAAGTTCCATGACCCACTTTGTACTCTCAGGTACGCACATGCATACAGATTTGTGGATCTCACCCACAAACAAGGACACTCCTGTTTTATCATCACTTCACTCTCAGGTAAGAACCTGTTAGAAATGAAGTCCTGTTAAGGACCCCAAGGACCTACTTACTTTTGCAAGAGGGAGTTCTTGAATTTTTCAGCGTTCAGCTCTATCCGGAGCTGCTCCGCGCTCTTTTTTGCGGCAGAGAGAAGCACTGAATGCTTCACTAGTGCCACAGCTGAAGGCCTTTTCTCAGGATCAGGATTAATCATaaccttggggaaaaaagaaaacaaggcatCCTTGTTAAGGCCAGCAAGACAATAAATCACACTTATCAGCAAGCCACTAGTACCGGAGTTCTTACTTTTAATAAGTCTAGTAATTCTTGAGAAAGCACTTGTGGCAGTCTGGGCAGCTTTCCTTGCCGGATTTCATGCCACTGGTCCCCATTGGTTGGAAGAGgttcagcaccagcagcacagacaacaGTCAGGGCGAGAgcaaaaatatctgcttttgGCAAGTGAGTGTagttcttcaaaagaaaaaaaggaaaaataaattcaccattttttccctaaaggaAATGGCATGCAGGCCTAACATCGCTGCTTCTCACAAACAGAACAGTTACCTCTTGTAGGACTTCATTTGCAAGGAAACGGCTGTCACCTTCTTCCACTTGAGGACTAGAGACTCGAGTTACATGGCCCAGGTCACCtgcaaggaggaaagaaagtTACTTTTCAGAAGACAATGAGATGATGCAATTATTTTTCACGCAAGTGTGCTGTTTCTcacctattttaaaaattactctgtCAGATGACCAGTCATCATCATCGCCTTCCTCTAGAGTTATACTCGGGACTGATGTTCTAGATATGAAAATGTTACCTGAAAAAGAGCAGAATTGTTAAAACAAACATTCCTGTACCATTTCTACTTGACCTAGTTTCACTACAGTTTGCTTTAGGCACGCCGAAGTTTTATTTGTATATAAACCCTGTTCAAAGAGTGAGAAGCTATAACTGATTCGCTGTGGCCCCTCTGCTGGGAAGGCAGCCAAGTGTTATGCAAGTAGAGTCAATTACACAAAAAGGACCCAAGATAAACGCAACAGTTTAGGTCTGCTGGCCAATTTTATAACTGACACCTTTGTGCTCCTATTCAGAGCTTCAGGGAAGAATTTACAGTTAGTAAGGTGTGGCTAACTGTTCATTTTTCTACAGCAGATTAAATGAACTGAGAAAGTTGTCAATAGAGAGTAAAGTAGTTACAAACTTACTAGGTTTGATATCCATGTGTACCAGGGACATTGAATGAATGTACTTTAAACCTCGAGCCACTTGAAGCAGCAAGTCCTTCAGTTCTGGTTCAGTAAAGTAACGCATATTCCTGTAATTTTCACTTATGGCATCTGCTAAACTGCCACCTGGaacaccattaaaaaaaacaaattatatttttgcatCAAACAGCTGACAAAGTAACAACTAGCTCCCAAAATTAAGTGACTATATCACAAAGAACCTGCTGGCAATATACAGTAAGTGTAAAATATAGTGCTGTATTCTCTTTTTAGCCATATAACAATATAATAAAATTCTTTTCTCCTGTAGTTGTCACGCTAACAGGACATCAACACAAGGGAAAGAGCTCTCTCTTCCAAATCTCTGTCAGGGCATCAACAGTAGCAAAATGCTT
The DNA window shown above is from Camarhynchus parvulus chromosome 5, STF_HiC, whole genome shotgun sequence and carries:
- the WEE1 gene encoding wee1-like protein kinase isoform X2; the protein is MNVGKSEKQEEDFRQTPHVNINPFTPDSMFLHNSDGKCRRRKRIHWNDSCGEDMEPSDGEPEEETMRPAKRITITESNMKSRYATEFHELEKIGSGEFGSVFKCVKRLDGCIYAIKRSKKPLAGSVDEQNALREVYAHAVLGQHSHVVRYYSAWAEDDHMLIQNEYCNGGSLADAISENYRNMRYFTEPELKDLLLQVARGLKYIHSMSLVHMDIKPSNIFISRTSVPSITLEEGDDDDWSSDRVIFKIGDLGHVTRVSSPQVEEGDSRFLANEVLQENYTHLPKADIFALALTVVCAAGAEPLPTNGDQWHEIRQGKLPRLPQVLSQELLDLLKVMINPDPEKRPSAVALVKHSVLLSAAKKSAEQLRIELNAEKFKNSLLQKELKKAQLAKAAAEERALFTDRMATRSTTQSRPSRLIGKKMNRSLSLTIY